In Diachasmimorpha longicaudata isolate KC_UGA_2023 chromosome 4, iyDiaLong2, whole genome shotgun sequence, a single genomic region encodes these proteins:
- the LOC135161338 gene encoding uncharacterized protein LOC135161338, with translation MTSSQMNSSPKSSYQSGYQPGTFKPKKSKYGGNKANQNGIKIISDRVVQYNSDEKRSIEKIVKKVKLQRREISKTAPVINIDFDLQTVEKMKKKNSTRRLGHKSAGSTQSGSKILKVNNKKTSEIMQVSTEEKKLWINMLEKDLDLFNQVNYIDKKKDLNKIQAREKRLKLAEKKKADFIAREKRRELAKEKQRQFRARESEKNRSKDNTSKDIIPEPMMELDSSIEIIPSTPSVINLILEREGEDAQLGPLNFATSTPKKPRKTIEEIEAVLVALGANLEQRNREDDYEGRWAPTQRQKELDQIAMQLDQSGDDDDEGLVIQSLDFTPLSPSNRSG, from the exons atgacatcaagtcaaatgaactcatctccaaaatccagttatcaatcaggttatcagcctggaacttttaaacctaaaaaatctaaatatggtggaaacaaggccaatcaaaacggaattaagataattagtgatcgtgtagtgcaatataacagtgatgagaaaagatcaattgaaaaaatagtgaaaaaagtgaaactccaacgacgtgaaatttccaagacagcccctgtcataaatattgactttgacctccaaacggttgaaaagatgaagaaaaaaaactcaaccagacgattgggccataaatcagccggtagcactcaaagtggttctaaaatcctgaaagtcaataataaaaaaacaagtgaaatcatgcaagtgagtacagaagaaaaaaagttatggattaatatgttagaaaaagatcttgatttattcaatcaagtgaactacattgataagaaaaaggatctgaataaaatacaggctcgcgaaaaacgtttaaaactcgcggaaaaaaagaaggccgactttatcgctcgcgaaaaacgtcgcgaactagctaaggaaaaacaaagacaatttagagctcgcgaatcagaaaaaaatcgatccaaggacaacacatcgaaggatatcatccctgagcccatgatggaattggattcatcgatcgagatcattcccagcactccatcagtcatcaatttaatcctggaacgcgagggtgaagatgctcagcTTGGACCATTGAATTTCGCGACCTCAACCCCGaaaa aaccgcgaaaaactatcgaggaaatcgaggccgttctagtcgcgttgggcgcgaatctagaacaaaggaatcgcgaggacgattacgaagggcgatgggctccaacgcagcgccaaaaagagcttgatcaaattgcgatgcaattggatcaaagcggggatgatgatgatgaaggattggtcatccagagtcttgatttcaccccgttatcacccagtaaccgttcgggttaa